A window of the Mucilaginibacter sp. cycad4 genome harbors these coding sequences:
- a CDS encoding SDR family oxidoreductase translates to MRVFVTGASGFVGSAIVKELLGTGHEVLGLVRSDKGAEQVASTGAEVYRGDVNDLEFIQQGAAACDAVIHTAFNHDFSQFKANCEADRKVIEALGDALAGTNKPLVITSGVGLLNYGRLVTEDDAPPGGSDVIPRVASEEAAVAAAAKGVKVYTVRLPPSVHGKGDHGFVPMIINMAREKGESVYIAEGSNRWPAVHRLDAAVLYRLIIEKQPELRVFHAVAEEGIAFREIAEAIGGGLHLPVLSKTGDEAAAHFGWFLHFASLGCPSSSEKTRATLNWHPKATGLIADIGAAGYLLK, encoded by the coding sequence ATGCGTGTATTTGTAACCGGAGCCTCCGGATTTGTAGGCTCAGCAATAGTAAAAGAACTTTTAGGCACGGGTCATGAGGTACTGGGCCTTGTCCGTTCAGATAAGGGTGCCGAACAGGTGGCGTCAACCGGTGCCGAAGTATACCGCGGCGATGTCAATGACCTTGAATTTATTCAGCAAGGGGCCGCTGCCTGTGATGCTGTTATCCATACGGCCTTTAACCACGATTTTTCGCAGTTTAAAGCCAACTGTGAGGCCGATCGCAAGGTAATCGAGGCCCTGGGCGATGCACTGGCCGGAACAAACAAACCTTTAGTTATTACCTCCGGAGTAGGGCTTTTGAATTATGGCCGGCTGGTTACCGAAGATGACGCGCCGCCTGGAGGATCAGATGTTATTCCGCGAGTAGCTTCAGAAGAAGCCGCTGTGGCTGCAGCTGCAAAAGGTGTAAAGGTTTATACGGTGCGCCTGCCGCCAAGTGTACATGGTAAGGGCGATCATGGTTTTGTACCGATGATCATTAACATGGCCCGGGAAAAAGGAGAATCGGTCTATATAGCTGAAGGAAGTAATCGCTGGCCCGCAGTTCATCGTTTAGATGCCGCGGTTTTATATCGCCTGATCATAGAAAAGCAACCGGAACTTCGCGTATTTCATGCCGTAGCTGAAGAAGGCATCGCATTCCGGGAAATTGCTGAAGCTATTGGCGGGGGCCTGCATTTGCCTGTATTGAGCAAAACCGGGGATGAAGCGGCGGCGCATTTTGGCTGGTTTTTGCACTTTGCATCATTGGGTTGCCCGTCATCAAGCGAAAAAACGCGCGCTACCTTAAATTGGCACCCCAAAGCGACAGGATTAATTGCTGATATAGGCGCTGCAGGTTATTTGCTGAAATAG
- a CDS encoding LytTR family DNA-binding domain-containing protein, which translates to MNLKCIAIDDEPLALKLISEYVSQFPALQLIKTFEDAISAAEFLKSKAVDLVFLDINMPDITGIDLARSLTVKPMIIFTTSYRNYAYEGFELEAVDFVEKPVELERFTRAIEKALMIHQYKNEAKGKPNDIDESLYVQSEYRVIKIALSTIRYIESMENYIRIHLTNDKPVLTLIPLKEVLKKLPAAKFQRIHRSYIVPVNKIRSIQNRKVQLAGIELPVSDAYYEVVRGLVVS; encoded by the coding sequence ATGAACTTAAAATGTATAGCCATTGATGATGAGCCTTTAGCATTAAAGCTCATTAGTGAATATGTATCGCAGTTTCCGGCCCTGCAGCTTATCAAAACATTTGAAGACGCAATTTCAGCAGCCGAATTCTTAAAAAGCAAGGCGGTCGACCTGGTTTTTTTGGATATCAATATGCCTGATATCACCGGTATTGACCTTGCAAGATCGCTGACAGTAAAGCCCATGATCATTTTCACAACATCCTACCGGAACTATGCTTATGAAGGCTTTGAGCTGGAAGCTGTGGATTTTGTTGAAAAACCAGTAGAACTTGAACGCTTTACCCGGGCAATAGAAAAAGCGCTTATGATTCATCAGTATAAAAACGAGGCGAAAGGCAAACCTAATGATATAGACGAAAGCCTGTACGTACAATCGGAATACCGGGTTATAAAGATCGCGCTGAGCACAATCAGGTATATCGAAAGCATGGAAAATTATATCCGGATCCATTTAACCAATGATAAACCCGTGCTTACACTAATACCTTTAAAAGAAGTATTGAAAAAACTGCCCGCGGCTAAATTTCAGCGGATTCACCGCAGCTATATTGTTCCGGTAAACAAAATAAGATCGATACAAAATCGTAAAGTGCAATTGGCGGGTATCGAGCTGCCTGTAAGCGATGCTTATTATGAAGTTGTTCGCGGTTTGGTTGTTTCATAA
- a CDS encoding sensor histidine kinase produces MSRIKTISVALHLAGWITLMAIPLIFLHSGNGFGDIMILLHNADYWLFGLTFMIVFYSNTFLVQRLLLNKKYVSYSLAAFVLLFGVFCIRPFDRLLHIHEKESFGGSPARYSSFIQPGSGNHQSGKLPGQGPGLPSYRDRPLSRSPFKQPLDITSFFIFFTLLAFSGATKVIRKWLLTEQKAARAEADKATAELSFLKAQINPHFLFNTMNNIYTLVLTKDDHAADSVMRLSKIMRYVTEDITENFAPLQREIDCITSYIELQRLRTGSLTIVDFEVDGEVDGRQIAPLLLMTFIENIFKYGVSKHEGSTITIKLAIRETTLFFYCKNRIFSSGNNEHTGIGIGIKNTRRRLEHLYNGRHILNISNDNQEYIVQLTLQT; encoded by the coding sequence ATGTCACGAATTAAAACGATTTCAGTGGCCCTGCATTTGGCCGGCTGGATAACGCTTATGGCCATTCCACTGATCTTTTTGCATAGCGGCAACGGCTTTGGCGATATCATGATCCTTTTGCACAACGCCGACTACTGGCTGTTCGGACTTACTTTTATGATTGTTTTTTACAGCAATACTTTTCTTGTTCAGCGGCTGCTGCTCAATAAAAAATACGTTTCCTATAGCCTTGCTGCATTTGTTTTACTGTTTGGGGTATTTTGTATCCGCCCATTTGACCGGTTGCTCCACATTCATGAAAAAGAAAGTTTTGGCGGCTCTCCGGCCAGATATTCATCCTTCATTCAGCCCGGCAGTGGAAATCATCAATCGGGAAAGCTGCCGGGGCAAGGCCCTGGTTTGCCATCCTATCGGGACAGGCCTTTAAGCAGGTCGCCATTTAAACAGCCGCTGGATATTACCAGTTTCTTCATTTTTTTTACGCTTCTTGCCTTTAGCGGGGCTACTAAGGTCATCCGGAAATGGCTGCTTACCGAGCAAAAGGCTGCCCGGGCAGAAGCAGACAAAGCAACCGCCGAACTCTCTTTTCTGAAAGCACAGATCAACCCGCATTTTCTGTTCAATACCATGAACAATATTTATACGCTTGTTTTAACGAAGGATGATCATGCAGCCGACAGCGTTATGAGGCTTTCAAAAATTATGCGCTATGTTACGGAAGATATAACCGAAAATTTTGCCCCGCTGCAGCGTGAAATTGATTGCATTACCAGTTATATTGAATTGCAGCGTTTACGCACAGGCAGCCTCACCATTGTTGATTTTGAGGTAGATGGCGAGGTTGACGGAAGACAAATAGCCCCCCTGTTGTTAATGACCTTTATTGAAAATATTTTCAAGTATGGCGTTAGCAAACATGAAGGATCAACTATCACAATCAAACTGGCTATCCGCGAAACAACCCTGTTTTTTTATTGTAAGAACCGGATTTTCAGTTCAGGTAACAACGAACATACCGGCATCGGGATAGGGATCAAAAACACGCGCCGCCGTTTAGAGCATTTGTATAACGGCAGGCATATATTAAATATCAGCAATGATAACCAGGAGTATATTGTTCAGTTAACCTTACAAACTTAA
- a CDS encoding TonB-dependent receptor domain-containing protein: MKLKIFALNILLLLLSSHGLYAQQKTISGMVIDSATRVPVNGVTVVLNPVNQTAITGETGHFSYRNVGPAALSLTITAVGYQKKVIPLTEPDLKPLICLSPKQTLLTDVVITANNPNPYKAISETDIKLRGVSNSQEVLRIVPGLFIGQHQGGGKAEQIFLRGFDNDHGTNINMSVDGMPINMVSQAHGQGYADSHFIIPETIESTNYQKGMYNAEKGDLAVTGFVNFNTANAISSNQVKIEGGQYNTYRVFGMVNLLGEKAKADNQSWYAASEYRYSDSYFNNPQHFKRFNFFTKYHGRLNANNWLTVSTSALSSAWKASGQIPESAVNDGIVGFYGALDPNEGGTTSRINVNAQLLTGLPNHDILKNQFYYSRYKFDLHTNFTFYLADTVHGDEIRQRESRNLYGYNGSYLHEGYIGNTRLTTEAGINTRLDMTRGSELSHTANNFTVINPIKSGDITELSAGTYLNETFRFSSKFSVSAGLRFDQFYYRYNNKLATDSTLNGIGVYTANNNVVSPKLNFYYQVNDKTQLYLLTGKGFHSNDTRVVVARGGLQTLPAAYGADLGTVFKPAKTLLFNAALWYSYLEKEYVYAGDGGSVEFSGRTRRIGFDLSGRYQPLKSLYFDADINYACGRSPDDPAGANNIPLAPVWSSAGGITYIFKNGLNGSLRYRYLGDRPANADYSLTARGYFINDLVWNYTQPKYEIGLTINNLFNVRWKETQFETVTRLKNQAPVDGIAFTAGTKFAALVHLSYFFK; this comes from the coding sequence ATGAAACTTAAGATATTTGCATTAAATATACTACTTCTGCTATTGAGCAGCCACGGGCTGTATGCGCAGCAAAAAACTATTTCGGGAATGGTTATTGACAGTGCCACCCGTGTGCCGGTTAACGGCGTTACCGTTGTTTTAAACCCGGTAAACCAAACAGCTATTACAGGCGAGACCGGGCACTTTTCATACAGGAACGTGGGGCCGGCGGCACTATCCCTTACAATTACCGCCGTGGGCTACCAAAAAAAAGTTATTCCACTTACCGAACCCGACCTTAAGCCCCTGATATGCCTGAGCCCGAAACAGACCCTGTTGACCGATGTGGTGATCACCGCTAATAACCCGAACCCTTATAAAGCCATCAGCGAAACAGATATAAAATTACGCGGTGTTTCCAATTCGCAGGAAGTACTGCGTATAGTTCCGGGCCTGTTTATTGGTCAGCATCAGGGAGGCGGTAAAGCCGAACAGATCTTTTTAAGGGGCTTTGACAATGATCATGGTACCAATATCAATATGAGTGTTGACGGTATGCCAATCAATATGGTATCACAAGCACATGGACAGGGCTATGCCGACAGTCATTTTATCATCCCGGAAACAATTGAAAGTACCAACTATCAAAAAGGCATGTATAATGCAGAGAAAGGCGACCTGGCAGTTACCGGGTTTGTGAACTTTAACACAGCCAACGCAATCAGTTCAAACCAGGTTAAAATAGAAGGCGGGCAATATAATACTTACCGGGTGTTTGGCATGGTCAACCTGCTTGGTGAAAAAGCTAAAGCCGATAACCAGTCCTGGTATGCCGCTTCAGAATACCGGTACAGCGATAGTTATTTTAACAATCCGCAACACTTTAAACGCTTCAACTTTTTCACCAAATATCATGGGAGGTTAAATGCTAATAATTGGCTAACGGTTAGCACTTCTGCCTTATCCAGCGCCTGGAAAGCATCGGGCCAGATTCCGGAAAGCGCGGTGAACGATGGTATCGTTGGTTTTTACGGCGCGCTTGACCCCAACGAAGGCGGAACAACATCGCGCATCAATGTGAATGCACAGCTTTTAACCGGGCTTCCAAATCACGATATCCTCAAAAACCAGTTTTATTATTCGCGTTATAAATTTGATCTGCATACTAATTTTACGTTTTATCTTGCAGATACAGTTCATGGTGACGAGATCCGTCAACGGGAATCACGCAATTTGTATGGCTACAACGGCAGTTATCTTCATGAAGGTTATATTGGCAACACCAGGCTGACAACGGAAGCAGGGATCAATACCCGGCTGGATATGACCAGGGGTTCGGAATTGTCGCATACGGCGAATAACTTCACTGTTATCAATCCCATTAAATCAGGTGATATTACCGAATTGAGTGCCGGAACCTACCTGAATGAAACGTTCCGGTTCAGCTCAAAATTTTCCGTGAGCGCAGGTTTAAGGTTTGATCAGTTTTATTACCGGTATAATAACAAACTGGCTACTGACAGCACGCTTAACGGTATTGGTGTTTATACCGCCAATAATAATGTAGTGAGCCCTAAATTGAATTTTTATTACCAGGTTAATGACAAAACCCAGCTTTATTTATTAACCGGGAAAGGCTTCCATTCCAATGATACACGGGTGGTTGTGGCACGGGGAGGTTTGCAAACTTTGCCCGCAGCATACGGTGCCGATTTGGGCACAGTATTTAAGCCTGCAAAAACCCTGTTATTCAACGCCGCCTTATGGTACAGTTACCTGGAAAAAGAATATGTATATGCTGGTGATGGAGGTTCGGTAGAATTTAGTGGCCGTACCCGCCGCATTGGTTTTGACTTGTCCGGACGCTACCAACCGCTCAAATCCTTATACTTTGATGCGGACATTAATTACGCATGCGGGCGTTCGCCGGACGACCCGGCCGGGGCAAACAATATTCCTTTAGCACCAGTTTGGAGCAGCGCAGGCGGCATAACTTATATTTTTAAAAACGGTTTGAACGGAAGCCTACGCTACCGGTATCTTGGTGACCGCCCTGCAAATGCCGATTATAGCCTGACTGCCAGGGGCTATTTCATCAATGACCTGGTATGGAATTATACCCAGCCCAAATATGAAATTGGTTTAACGATAAATAACCTGTTCAATGTGCGGTGGAAGGAAACTCAATTTGAAACAGTTACCCGGTTAAAAAACCAGGCGCCTGTTGATGGAATAGCTTTTACGGCAGGAACAAAGTTCGCAGCCTTGGTGCATCTCAGTTATTTCTTTAAATAA
- a CDS encoding sigma-70 family RNA polymerase sigma factor produces the protein MQSKLSDIELIEQTLTGNQFAYADLVKRHQRFVFTLAMRFAKGREDAEEIAQDCFVKAYRSLASFQGQSKFSTWLYSIVYTTAMTFLRKKRVDTDSIDDEGTFVQVESHESAYDTNNAENKSRSYYLNQAIEQLLPDDATIITLFYKGEQSLEEIAQTMGIETNTVKVKLFRARQRLKEKLERNLKHEVKELI, from the coding sequence ATGCAGAGCAAGCTTTCAGATATCGAACTTATTGAGCAAACCCTGACGGGTAACCAGTTCGCGTACGCTGATTTGGTTAAGCGGCACCAGCGTTTTGTTTTTACACTGGCCATGCGTTTTGCAAAGGGCCGGGAAGATGCTGAAGAGATTGCGCAGGATTGTTTTGTGAAAGCGTACCGCTCGCTGGCTTCGTTCCAGGGGCAGTCGAAATTTAGTACATGGCTGTATAGTATAGTTTATACTACAGCTATGACATTTTTAAGAAAGAAACGGGTGGATACCGATTCGATTGATGATGAAGGTACCTTTGTACAGGTTGAAAGCCATGAATCGGCGTATGATACTAACAATGCAGAAAACAAATCGCGGTCATATTACCTGAACCAGGCAATTGAGCAGTTACTGCCCGATGATGCCACTATCATTACCTTGTTTTATAAGGGGGAGCAATCGTTAGAAGAAATTGCCCAAACAATGGGGATTGAAACAAATACCGTTAAGGTTAAACTATTTAGGGCACGCCAGCGTTTGAAAGAAAAGCTGGAGCGCAATTTAAAACACGAGGTGAAAGAACTGATATGA
- a CDS encoding TerC family protein, producing MEFLHYLLGPDLKAGLLIVLNLIVIESLLSVDNAAVLATMVLDLPPHQRKKALRYGIIGAYVLRGVCLFLAAWLVSVWWLKPLGGLYLIYLSFNYFKGKLKKADGDNEEETVDKNKNWLYRSTVGLIGNLWATIALVELMDLAFSIDNVFAAVAFTDHKMLIYIGVFIGILAMRFVAQAFVRLMEKFTFLETVAFIVIGVLGIKLASSLYVHLYPEAGFSKLMEGEGADIFTSVFTVALFIIPVLTSLLFNFPKRHTIEPKVAEAAEDVLDKQ from the coding sequence ATGGAGTTTTTACATTACCTGCTTGGCCCCGACCTTAAGGCCGGCCTACTGATCGTCTTAAACCTGATTGTTATTGAGAGCCTGCTCTCTGTTGATAATGCTGCCGTACTGGCCACCATGGTGCTTGACCTGCCCCCGCACCAGCGTAAAAAAGCATTACGCTATGGTATTATAGGCGCATATGTTTTACGGGGCGTTTGTTTGTTTTTAGCTGCATGGCTGGTATCTGTTTGGTGGCTGAAACCACTTGGCGGCCTTTACCTCATATACCTGAGCTTCAATTATTTTAAAGGTAAACTGAAAAAGGCCGACGGCGACAATGAAGAAGAAACTGTTGATAAAAACAAAAACTGGCTTTACCGCTCAACCGTAGGCCTTATTGGTAATTTATGGGCAACCATCGCTTTAGTGGAGCTGATGGACCTCGCCTTCTCTATTGATAATGTTTTTGCGGCGGTAGCGTTCACCGATCATAAAATGCTGATTTATATTGGCGTGTTTATCGGGATCCTGGCTATGCGTTTTGTGGCCCAGGCTTTTGTAAGGCTGATGGAAAAATTCACTTTCCTGGAAACAGTAGCTTTTATTGTGATTGGCGTGCTGGGTATTAAACTGGCCTCGTCGTTATACGTTCATCTTTACCCTGAAGCCGGATTTTCAAAACTAATGGAAGGCGAAGGCGCCGATATTTTCACTTCGGTGTTTACTGTGGCCTTATTTATTATCCCCGTGCTAACGTCATTGCTGTTCAACTTTCCTAAAAGGCATACCATTGAACCCAAAGTAGCTGAAGCTGCGGAGGATGTGCTGGATAAACAGTAG